A single region of the Thermococcus paralvinellae genome encodes:
- a CDS encoding nicotinamide-nucleotide adenylyltransferase, whose protein sequence is MPKRGLFVGRFQPVHNGHIKALEFVFSQVDEVIIGIGSAQASHTLKNPFTTSERMEMLIRALDEAGFKRKYYLIPLPDINFNAIWATYVVSMVPKFDVVFTGNSLVAQLFREKGYEVIVQPMFRKDILSATEIRKRMIEGKPWEELVPKSVAEYIKEIKGVERIRMLATNLEKNEKELQAPIRIPEF, encoded by the coding sequence ATGCCAAAACGCGGTTTATTTGTTGGTCGCTTTCAGCCTGTTCATAATGGACATATAAAGGCACTTGAATTCGTTTTTTCCCAAGTTGATGAAGTGATAATAGGTATAGGAAGTGCGCAGGCAAGCCATACCCTGAAAAATCCGTTTACAACAAGTGAAAGAATGGAAATGCTGATTAGAGCATTGGATGAGGCAGGATTTAAAAGAAAGTATTATCTAATCCCTCTACCAGATATAAACTTCAATGCAATTTGGGCAACTTATGTGGTCAGTATGGTTCCGAAATTTGATGTGGTGTTTACAGGTAATTCGTTAGTGGCTCAGCTTTTCCGTGAGAAAGGTTATGAAGTCATAGTACAGCCAATGTTCAGAAAGGACATCCTTTCGGCTACAGAAATAAGAAAAAGAATGATCGAGGGCAAGCCTTGGGAAGAGCTTGTTCCAAAGAGCGTTGCCGAATATATTAAGGAAATAAAAGGCGTTGAAAGAATAAGAATGCTGGCGACAAATCTTGAAAAAAATGAGAAAGAGCTTCAGGCGCCGATTAGGATTCCTGAGTTCTAA
- a CDS encoding SAM hydrolase/SAM-dependent halogenase family protein, which yields MITLTTDFGIKGPYVGEMKGAILSINPKAMLIDITHSITRHSILEGSFVMEQVVKYYPKNTIHVGVIDPGVGTERKALIIEGDQFLVVPDNGLATLPLKHINPTAAYEIDIKKMESIIGRKVSSTFHGRDVFGPAGALLDLGYEPSRLGKEIGLDEIIKLDLEPKQIDGKWILKVIYIDDFGNVILNLENYERPKYVEVKGLKIPYLDTYGQVKKGELLALPGSHDYLEIAVNQGSAAEVLGVKVGDELEVRLE from the coding sequence ATGATTACGCTAACTACAGACTTCGGAATCAAAGGGCCTTATGTTGGAGAGATGAAAGGAGCCATCTTAAGTATAAATCCAAAAGCAATGCTTATTGATATTACTCACTCAATTACAAGACACAGCATCCTTGAAGGCTCCTTTGTGATGGAGCAAGTTGTTAAATATTACCCAAAGAACACAATTCACGTTGGAGTAATTGATCCGGGAGTCGGCACAGAGAGGAAGGCACTGATAATTGAAGGAGACCAATTTTTGGTAGTTCCAGATAACGGTTTGGCAACTCTTCCATTGAAGCACATAAATCCAACGGCAGCTTATGAAATTGACATCAAAAAGATGGAATCAATAATTGGGAGAAAAGTCAGCTCAACCTTTCACGGAAGAGACGTCTTTGGTCCAGCGGGAGCTCTGCTGGATTTGGGTTATGAACCTTCGCGCTTAGGGAAAGAAATCGGCTTGGACGAGATAATAAAGCTCGATCTGGAGCCAAAGCAGATAGATGGGAAATGGATTTTGAAAGTGATTTACATAGATGACTTTGGCAATGTGATTCTCAACTTAGAGAATTACGAAAGACCAAAATACGTTGAGGTTAAAGGGCTTAAAATCCCCTATCTTGATACTTATGGGCAGGTTAAAAAAGGTGAGCTTCTGGCTCTGCCAGGGAGTCACGACTATCTTGAGATAGCTGTCAATCAAGGTTCAGCCGCTGAAGTTTTGGGAGTTAAGGTTGGTGATGAGCTGGAGGTCAGGCTTGAGTAA
- a CDS encoding RecB-family nuclease yields the protein MIIVVYHNINATRKLEEFAKIAFGFDVDLLVISKPTGTAAQMGVPEIHKEAFKKGKNVLIVGDLPDAIEVVQPDKIYTITKFGEPANWEELRENVKEMKVMFIFGGTEPGLSKKEIEMGTPINVKWEIGELGELAILLHELKR from the coding sequence ATGATAATTGTTGTGTATCACAACATCAATGCAACAAGGAAGCTTGAGGAGTTTGCTAAAATAGCTTTTGGCTTTGATGTTGATCTATTAGTGATTTCAAAGCCTACTGGCACAGCAGCTCAGATGGGAGTGCCAGAGATACATAAGGAGGCATTCAAGAAAGGCAAAAATGTTTTAATTGTAGGAGATTTGCCCGATGCCATTGAGGTAGTCCAGCCTGACAAAATTTATACAATTACAAAGTTTGGAGAACCAGCTAATTGGGAAGAGCTAAGGGAGAATGTGAAAGAAATGAAGGTGATGTTTATCTTTGGTGGAACTGAACCGGGATTAAGCAAAAAAGAGATTGAGATGGGAACGCCAATTAACGTAAAGTGGGAGATTGGTGAGCTGGGGGAGTTAGCGATCCTGCTTCACGAACTGAAAAGGTGA
- a CDS encoding MFS transporter, whose protein sequence is MRWSEIPRDAKAYMIYHTIIAPQLIVWILFPLYLMKTGYSILEVGAFFTAVNIVSIPLTYLFGRAFNRWDIKKGLIAIDFLDGVAYVLYGFAKGTVAPLMLFAGRIVEKLSTVLYPLYRAYEQIIYPEDRYEEIFAWHLRLPEIARLITFPVLGYLFGYVFPKPEHYRLAFIFFGLLSAFTIAYIWLFLPSVGKEERITPEGFTFKVGEFKLLLAFEALLTLAWALAPEIVLINYVVFVLKKTVFEVTLIACASSVASIIGTYASERIPKEKGFQAIGLGMLLNAVYALVMALSPPFWLALAVYALGDFGNTFWFPFYRSWMFKLIPKEKASEFHAAISSYRRLIGLFTPFVAGALASIHSTLPYAASFLLFLIVGVLFIKVKKK, encoded by the coding sequence ATGCGCTGGAGTGAAATCCCTAGAGATGCCAAAGCCTATATGATATATCATACAATCATCGCACCTCAGTTAATAGTGTGGATTCTCTTCCCGCTCTACCTCATGAAGACTGGTTATTCCATCCTTGAAGTCGGAGCGTTTTTTACAGCAGTTAATATCGTCTCAATTCCTCTGACTTATCTCTTCGGCAGGGCCTTCAACCGCTGGGATATTAAAAAGGGGCTAATTGCCATCGATTTTCTCGATGGTGTCGCTTACGTCCTTTATGGATTTGCCAAGGGGACAGTAGCCCCGCTTATGCTCTTTGCGGGTAGGATTGTTGAAAAGCTCTCCACGGTACTCTACCCCCTTTACAGAGCATATGAGCAGATAATATACCCTGAAGACAGATATGAAGAGATATTTGCCTGGCATCTCCGTTTGCCGGAAATTGCACGTTTAATAACCTTCCCGGTTCTCGGCTATCTCTTCGGCTATGTATTCCCAAAGCCGGAGCATTACCGCTTGGCATTCATCTTCTTCGGCTTGCTCTCTGCTTTCACAATTGCCTACATTTGGCTATTTCTTCCGTCTGTCGGAAAGGAGGAGAGAATAACCCCCGAAGGATTCACATTTAAGGTAGGGGAGTTCAAGCTTCTCCTGGCTTTTGAAGCTTTACTGACGCTCGCATGGGCCCTTGCCCCAGAGATAGTCCTCATCAACTATGTCGTCTTCGTGCTCAAGAAGACTGTCTTCGAGGTAACACTGATAGCCTGTGCGAGTAGTGTAGCCTCGATAATTGGAACCTACGCCAGCGAGAGGATTCCGAAGGAGAAGGGTTTCCAAGCAATTGGCTTGGGAATGTTGCTGAACGCCGTTTACGCCCTCGTCATGGCACTCTCCCCTCCGTTCTGGCTGGCACTCGCGGTTTACGCCCTGGGGGACTTTGGCAACACTTTCTGGTTCCCATTTTACCGCTCTTGGATGTTCAAGCTCATTCCAAAGGAAAAAGCAAGCGAGTTTCATGCAGCAATATCGAGCTACCGCAGGCTTATAGGTCTCTTTACACCCTTTGTGGCTGGAGCTTTGGCAAGCATCCACTCTACATTACCCTATGCGGCGAGCTTCCTTTTGTTCCTGATTGTTGGGGTGTTATTCATTAAGGTAAAGAAGAAGTAA
- a CDS encoding GNAT family N-acetyltransferase yields MIIKSLQTDDERNACLEVARNLPEWFNEAGLRAIEEDLKSEITFIALDKEVLGFITVKPLKDKALEILWMAVRREHRGKGIGSKLLNFIEGWAKEHGFEVLVVKTSGDLSYKPYDETRRFYEKNGFVSVALIDPYPEWGEPALIYVKCLKGKEKEH; encoded by the coding sequence ATCAAATCTCTACAGACCGATGACGAAAGAAATGCATGTCTTGAAGTAGCCCGCAATTTGCCGGAATGGTTCAATGAAGCTGGACTCAGGGCTATTGAAGAGGATTTAAAAAGTGAGATCACATTCATAGCCCTCGATAAAGAAGTCCTTGGTTTCATAACTGTCAAGCCTCTTAAAGATAAAGCTCTTGAAATCCTCTGGATGGCGGTAAGAAGGGAACATAGAGGGAAGGGCATTGGTTCCAAGCTGTTGAACTTCATCGAGGGATGGGCAAAGGAGCATGGATTTGAAGTCCTCGTCGTCAAGACATCCGGCGACCTCTCATACAAGCCCTACGATGAAACGAGGAGGTTCTACGAAAAGAACGGCTTCGTGAGTGTCGCGCTCATCGATCCCTATCCCGAGTGGGGCGAGCCTGCACTGATATACGTGAAATGCCTAAAGGGAAAGGAAAAGGAGCATTAG